The following proteins are encoded in a genomic region of Populus trichocarpa isolate Nisqually-1 chromosome 13, P.trichocarpa_v4.1, whole genome shotgun sequence:
- the LOC18110817 gene encoding TMV resistance protein N has product MASTSVKGITSSSSSSSPPPLYMHDVFLSFRGKDTRDNFTSHLYSNLKQRGIDVYMDDRELERGKTIEPALWKAIEESRFSVIIFSKDYASSPWCLDELVKIVQCMKEMGQSVLPVFYDVDPSEVAEQKGQYERAFVEHEQNFKENLEKVRNWKDCLSMVANLSGWDIRNRNESESIKIIVEYISYKLSVTLPTISKKLVGIDSRVDVLNGYIREEVCKAIFIGICGMGGIGKTTVARVVYDRIRWQFEGSCFLANVREVFAEKDGRRRLQEQLLSEILMERASVWDSSRGIEMIKRRLRLKKILLILDDVDDKEQLEFLAEEPGWFGPGSRIIITSRDKKVVTGNNNNRIYEAEKLNDDDALMLFSQKAFKNDHPAEDFVELSKQVVGYANGLPLALEVIGSFLYDRSIPEWRGAINRMNEIPDGRIIDVLRVSFDGLHESDKKIFLDIACFLKGFKIDRITRILQSRGFHAGIGIPVLIERSLISVSRDQVWMHNLLQIMGKEIVRCESPEEPGRRSRLWTYEDVCLALMDNTGKEKIEAIFFDMPGIKEAQWNMKAFSKMSRLRLLKIDNVQLSEGPENLSNKLLFLEWHSYPSKSLPAGLQVDELVELHMANSNLDQLWYGCKSAFNLKVINLSNSLHLTKTPDFTGIPNLESLILEGCTSLSEVHPSLGYHKKLQYVNLMDCESVRILPSNLEMESLKVCILDGCSKLEKFPDIVGNMNCLMVLRLDGTGIEELSSSIHHLIGLEVLSMKTCKNLKSIPSSIGCLKSLKKLDLFGCSELENIPENLGKVESLEEFDVSGTSIRQPPASIFLLKNLKVLSFDGCKRIAESLTDQRLPSLSGLCSLEVLDLCACNLREGALPEDIGCLSSLKSLDLSRNNFVSLPRSINQLSGLEMLALEDCTMLESLPEVPSKVQTLNLNGCIRLKEIPNPTELSSSKRSEFICLNCWELYNHNGEDSMGLTMLERYLEGLSNPRPGFGIAIPGNEIPGWFNHQSMGSSISVQVPSWSMGFVACVAFSANGESPSLFCHFKANGRENYPSPMCISCNYIQVLSDHIWLFYLSFDHLKELKEWKHESYSNIELSFHSFQPGVKVKNCGVCLLSSVYITPQPSSAHFIVTSKEAASSFRASLTFSSSDHQWKATVFPEIADTSRRPLKSNLAQRFIVPVEMEPEKVMAIRSRLFKAIEESGLSVIIFARDCASLHWCFEELVKIVGFVDEMRSDTVFPVSCDVEQSKIDDQTESYTIVFDKNEENLRENEEKVQRWRNILNEVEISSGSKSLTIPKLQQLLQQHQQLQLLEHKLMLEEQQLQQQWQQTWWRQQQLDEELLRQQQVLQPVLRQQQRRQQQLQRRQQQGLQQLQHLLQQQQLQQQLPWFWSGINLL; this is encoded by the exons ATGGCTTCCACCAGCGTGAAAGGAAtaacctcatcttcatcttcatcttctcctCCTCCACTATATATGCATGATGTGTTCCTTAGTTTTAGAGGCAAAGACACCCGGGACAACTTTACTAGTCATCTATATTCTAATCTGAAACAGAGAGGCATCGATGTGTACATGGATGATAGGGAGCTCGAGAGAGGAAAGACCATCGAACCTGCTCTCTGGAAGGCCATCGAAGAATCAAGGTTTTCTgtcattatattttcaaaagatTACGCTTCTTCACCATGGTGCTTGGATGAACTTGTCAAGATTGTTCAGTGCATGAAAGAGATGGGGCAAAGTGTTCTGCCAGTTTTTTATGATGTGGATCCCTCAGAGGTAGCCGAGCAGAAAGGGCAATATGAGAGAGCCTTCGTTGAGCATGAACAAAATTTCAAGGAAAACTTGGAGAAGGTCCGGAACTGGAAAGATTGTCTCTCTATGGTGGCCAATCTATCTGGCTGGGACATACGGAATAG GAATGAATcggaatcaattaaaataattgttgaatACATATCGTACAAACTAAGCGTCACTCTGCCAACAATTAGCAAAAAATTAGTTGGAATAGATTCTCGTGTAGATGTATTAAATGGCTATATACGTGAAGAAGTATGCAAAGCAATCTTCATAGGGATCTGTGGAATGGGTGGCATAGGTAAGACGACTGTTGCACGGGTAGTATATGATAGGATTCGTTGGCAATTTGAAGGCAGCTGTTTCTTAGCAAATGTCAGAGAAGTTTTTGCTGAGAAAGATGGACGACGTCGTTTGCAGGAACAACTTCTTTCTGAAATCTTAATGGAACGTGCTTCTGTATGGGATTCTTCTAGAGGGATTGAGATGATAAAGCGGAGGTTACGACTTAAAAAGATTCTTCTTATCCTTGATGATGTAGATGACAAAGAACAACTAGAATTCTTGGCTGAGGAACCTGGATGGTTTGGTCCAGGGAGCAGAATTATCATAACTAGCAGAGACAAAAAAGTGGTAActggaaataataataatagaatttatGAGGCTGAGAAAttgaatgatgatgatgctctTATGTTATTTAGCCAGAAAGCTTTCAAAAATGACCACCCTGCTGAAGATTTTGTGGAACTATCCAAGCAAGTTGTGGGTTATGCTAATGGCCTTCCACTGGCTCTTGAAGTTATAGGTTCATTTTTGTATGACAGAAGTATCCCTGAATGGAGAGGTGCAATTAATAGAATGAATGAGATTCCTGACGGCAGAATTATTGATGTGCTTCGTGTTAGTTTTGATGGCCTCCATGAATCAGATAAGAAGATATTTTTAGACATTGCATGTTTCCTGAAGGGGTTTAAAATTGATCGAATAACAAGGATACTTCAAAGCCGTGGATTCCATGCAGGTATTGGAATACCAGTTCTTATTGAGAGATCTCTCATAAGTGTCTCTCGGGATCAAGTTTGGATGCATAATTTATTACAGATAATGGGTAAGGAAATTGTTCGTTGTGAATCCCCTGAAGAGCCTGGAAGGCGCAGTAGATTGTGGACATACGAGGATGTCTGCCTTGCACTGATGGACAACACA ggaaaagaaaaaatagaagccATATTCTTTGACATGCCTGGAATAAAAGAGGCACAATGGAACATGAAAGCCTTCTCTAAAATGAGCAGACTAAGATTGCTCAAAATCGACAACGTGCAGCTTTCTGAAGGACCTGAAAATCTTTCCAATAAGTTGCTTTTTCTTGAATGGCATTCTTACCCTTCAAAATCATTGCCAGCTGGTTTACAGGTGGATGAGCTAGTTGAACTTCACATGGCTAACAGTAATCTTGATCAATTATGGTATGGGTGTAAG AGTGCTTTTAATTTGAAAGTCATCAATCTCAGCAACTCACTACACCTGACCAAGACTCCAGATTTTACTGGAATTCCAAATCTCGAGAGTCTGATTCTTGAAGGTTGTACAAGTTTGTCTGAGGTCCATCCATCACTCGGATATCACAAGAAGCTTCAATATGTGAATCTTATGGATTGCGAAAGTGTTAGGATTCTTCCAAGCAACCTTGAAATGGAATCACTTAAAGTTTGCATTCTTGATGGATGCTCAAAACTTGAGAAGTTTCCAGATATAGTAGGAAACATGAACTGTTTGATGGTGCTTCGTTTGGATGGGACAGGTATTGAAGAACTGTCTTCAtcaattcatcatttgattggCTTAGAAGTATTGAGCATGAAAACCTGTAAGAACCTTAAAAGCATTCCGAGTAGCATAGGTTGcttgaaatcccttaaaaaacttgatttgtttGGCTGCTCTGAACTTGAAAATATACCAGAGAATTTGGGGAAAGTTGAAAGTTTGGAGGAGTTTGATGTAAGTGGAACTTCAATAAGACAACCGCCAgcatccatttttcttttaaagaatctTAAAGTATTATCTTTTGATGGATGCAAAAGAATAGCTGAGAGTCTCACGGATCAAAGGTTGCCTTCTTTGTCGGGTCTGTGTTCTTTAGAAGTACTGGATTTATGTGCTTGCAATCTAAGAGAAGGGGCACTTCCTGAAGATATTGGCTGCTTATCTTCATTGAAGTCTTTAGATCTGAGCCGGAATAACTTTGTTAGTCTGCCTAGGAGCATAAATCAGCTTTCTGGACTTGAAATGCTTGCCTTGGAGGATTGCACGATGCTTGAATCATTGCCTGAGGTTCCATCAAAAGTTCAAACATTAAATTTGAACGGTTGTATACGCCTAAAAGAAATTCCAAATCCGACAGAGCTAAGCAGTTCCAAAAGATCAGAGTTCATATGTCTTAACTGCTGGGAATTGTACAATCATAATGGCGAAGACAGCATGGGGTTGACGATGCTTGAAAGATACCTCGAG GGTTTGTCTAATCCAAGACCTGGATTTGGTATCGCTATTCCAGGAAATGAAATTCCAGGCTGGTTTAACCATCAAAGTATGGGATCTTCAATTAGTGTGCAAGTGCCTAGTTGGAGCATGGGGTTTGTTGCATGTGTTGCATTTAGTGCAAATGGTGAAAGTCCTTctcttttttgtcatttcaaaGCCAATGGAAGAGAGAATTATCCTTCGCCGATGTGTATTAGTTGTAACTATATCCAAGTTCTGTCAGATCATATTTGGCTATTCTATCTATCTTTTGATCATCTTAAAGAGCTTAAAGAATGGAAGCATGAATCCTATAGCAACATTGAGTTGTCATTTCATTCTTTCCAGCCTGGAGTAAAGGTGAAGAACTGTGGTGTCTGTTTGTTATCTTCTGTATATATTACACCACAACCATCTTCTGCCCATTTTATTGTTACAAGCAAAGAAGCAGCTTCTTCATTTAGAGCTTCTTTAACTTTTTCTTCGTCGGACCATCAATGGAAGGCCACTGTTTTCCCTGAGATTGCAGACACTAGTCGTAGACCTTTAAAGTCAAATCTAGCCCAGAGATTCATTGTCCCAGTCGAGATGGAACCAGAGAAAGTAATGGCAATTAGATCAAGACTCTTTAAGGCCATTGAAGAATCAGGGCTGTCAGTTATTATATTTGCAAGAGATTGTGCTTCTTTACATTGGTGCTTTGAAGAACTTGTCAAGATTGTCGGATTCGTGGATGAGATGAGATCGGACACTGTGTTTCCAGTTTCTTGTGATGTCGAACAATCAAAGATAGATGATCAAACAGAGAGTTACACAATTGTCTTTGATAAGAATGAAGAAAATCTCAGGGAAAACGAGGAGAAGGTGCAAAGATGGAGGAATATTCTCAATGAAGTTGAAATTTCATCTGGATCGAAAAG TTTGACTATACCTAAACTGCAGCAGCTGCTCCAGCAGCACCAGCAGCTGCAGCTGCTCGAGCATAAGCTAATGCTCGAGGAGCAGCAGCTCCAGCAGCAGTGGCAGCAGACATGGTGGCGGCAGCAGCAGCTCGACGAGGAGCTGCTCCGGCAGCAGCAGGTGCTCCAGCCGGTGCTGAGGCAGCAGCAGCGGCGGCAGCAGCAGCTCCAGCGGCGGCAGCAGCAGGGGCTACAGCAGCTGCAGCACCTgctccagcagcagcagctacaGCAGCAGCTCCCTTGGTTTTGGTCAGGAATTAACTTGCTTTAG
- the LOC18110820 gene encoding DNA-directed RNA polymerase 2B, chloroplastic/mitochondrial-like — translation MQLSRSPSSSAVHSSREDTKCRLEYTISWRKQGRKRKKANDSKNGVEGESPVVMKEQENLRKKVTDLIKKQKLPAVTKIVKGKDDSKPWNADARAKVGSRLIELLAVTNSLYTASL, via the exons ATGCAATTGAGCAGGAG tCCAAGTTCTTCTGCTGTTCATAGTTCCAGGGAGGACACTAAATGCAG ATTAGAATACACAATATCTTGGAgaaaacaaggaagaaaaaggaaaaaggctAATGACAGCAAGAATGGTGTAGAAGGTGAATCCCCTGTTGTCATGAAGGAACAAGAAAACCTAAGAAAAAAGGTTactgatttgattaaaaaacaaaagctgcCAGCTGTGACGAAGATTGTGAAGGGGAAGGATGATTCAAAACCATGGAATGCAGATGCTAGGGCTAAG GTTGGAAGCCGTCTAATTGAATTGCTTGCTGTTACAAACAGCTTATATACAGCCTCCCTGTGA